The Ursus arctos isolate Adak ecotype North America chromosome X, UrsArc2.0, whole genome shotgun sequence genome includes the window TCAGTTGCTCCCCTTCCCTACCCCAAAGCTCACCTTTTCCGTCAGATCCTTTCTCGAACCACACAAGAAGCTGTATACTTCGGCCCAGCTCCTTTTGTGGCAGCACCATCTCTAGTGGGTCATTCTGATTGGCTCTCAGAAGCTCTGGTGTCACCAGTGTGTTGAAGTACCTTGTCTGCAGCACGGCCCCTGCAGACACACCCCGGGGCCCCTGACCTCATCTCCGCTTCCGCCTGGCCTCTGTTtccctgtttctcttcatttttctgtttctctttggagTGGTTTATATTTGCTGtttccacttctccctcttcttcccacaCTCCCTACTGTCCCCTGCCTTCACTCCCACTTTGCTGACAAAACAGTTCTTGTCCAGGTCACCAGGGACTGCCACGTGACCACATTCAGCAGTCACTTCCCAGTCTTAATCTCTCAACAGCATTCAGTGCAGTTGGCCACTCACTTCAGCTTCTGGAACACTCACCTCCCTTGGCTGCCTCTCTCTAGATGCCGCTGTCGGTCTTCTTATAACAGACTCTGCTTTCTCTAACTGATATCTAAATGTTGGGGTATCCCAGGGCTCAATGTtggcccctcttccctctccacaTTTCTTTCCCAGGAGATCCTTCTCCAAGTACCGTGTATCTTCTGGGGATTCCCAAGTATCTCTGTCAGACCTCATTCCCGAGCTCCAGATTCATCTATTCAACCAACGATTCagtatttcctcatctgtctgACAGGCATCTCAAATTGAACAGGTCTAAATTCCACCTCCTGAGGGTATCACCGTCCCCTCAAGCCCCACAGCCAGGAATATCCTCGATTCCTCTTTCTCCTACATCCTCCATATATCATCCTCCAGCAAGTTGCTTTCTCCCTCCACGCTATGTCTCGAATCCACCCAcatcctcctgcctcctgtgTAACCTGCCATCGCCACTCACCTGCCGTAGCGCGCCAGCTTCCTTCCTGCACCCCCTCCTCTCTTCAGTGCACGGCAGCCACAGGGACCCAGAGAGCCCTGGGCTTCACTCTGTCCTTGCTCTGCTCTGTTGCTCCTCTGCTGCTTTCCTGGCACACTCAGAATGAGGGTAAGCTCACATGCTTTGCTCTGGCCGTCAAGACCTCATCACCCAACTTCTGCTGAGTCCTCTTCAGTTTGCTCACTCCATTCCAGGCTCCTGCCTAGTGCTCGCTCACACCGTGCTCTTTCCTTCCTCAGAGCCTTAATGTTAGTCCTGCCTGGAATCCTCTTCCCAGGCTCTTGGCCCGGCCAGCCCTCTCTTATTCTTCAGGACTCAGTTCGGAAGTCACTTCTCTACGACTGGCCCCCACCCTGCCGGCCTCTCTTTACCCCATCACCCTGGCTAATGTCTTTCCTATTCCACATACAGTCTTTCCGTGAAGGCAGAGATCATTTTTATGtcgttcactgttgtatccccagtGCTTGGCATcaagtaggtgctcaattaatgttagttaaatgagaaaatgggtTTGTGTTAGAGGTCAGGCAGAGAGGTGTGGGATTTCCTGGATGCTCTGTCCTCTGACTccactccttcctctctcccttccccttcctacATCCCAGGGAGTGGGCTCCCCTGTTTGGCTGTACACTGTCCTCTCTGTCCTCACTCTCTCCCCGCTACCCCCACTTCACCTTGGGCCAGGGAGCAGGTTCCCTGTCTGAGTAGCCCAGGATTCAAAGGGGCTGCGGAGGGGGCGAGCTTGGCTCTTGGCAGCCGCCCAAGGCCTCAGGGCCTGCCATCTCCCAGGGACCTGCCTTATTGTTGGGTCCTCTCATGCAGCGCAGCCCTCCTTTCCCTTAACCCTGGACTTGCCTCCGATGGTCAACCTGagctccctgggcccctccttTACCCCAGGTTTGCTCCTTCTGCTCAGCTTGTTgctttcctgcctcctctcttccctggCCTCCCCTTTCCACCTCGAGGGCTGCTGGCCCTGCGTTTCTGACCTGCCGCCCTCGACTCATCTTGGCTTTTCTCCGCCGTACAGAAGGTCTGTTTCCCCTGGATATTGGATCTGTGAAGAAGAACCACGGTTTTCTGGACGAGGACTCTTTGGGGGCCCTGTGCAGGTAGGGGGCACTgagggccaggcctgggaggTCAGGGCCTGGCTTGGGGCTTCCCTGGGAAAAGAAACAGTCCCTGTCCCCTCCAACACAGGAGGAGCCCAGCCTGTCACAAAGCTCCTTCCTGTGCAGCGGTCACGCTGCTCGCTCTGTCTTCTGGGTCTGGGACACCTCACCACTCAGGCACTCTAGCTAGAGAGCCCAGAACTGGCCTtgattcctcttctcccttcagtTAGATTCCCCAGACATTCCTCTGCTTTGTCCCCTCTCTACTTAAACTGGTTTGGGCCTTGTTTCAGGCCAAACCACGGCTTTTTGGATCCGTTTCAGTAGCCTGCTAACTGGCCTTCCTGCCATTCCCCTCCTTGCCCTGATCCAGCCTCTTTACGGCCACTAGACTCAGCTTCCAagcaggcacccctcttcttgGAGTGTGCAACCGcctgcagagaaaaggaaagctttTTTAGCCTGAGGCGCCTTTGCAGTCTGGCTCTGACCACCCATatcagcctcagtctcccctgtCACACCCGCGCTGGTCTGTTTACTGACTGTTTGCCTCTCTTCCTTGTCACAGCCTCTGGTAGAAGCCTGGGATAGAAGTgcctgttttttttctccttcagagtCCCGTTTctgtcttccaggaagccttctctgactgcCTAATCCCCCTTCATGGAAAGTCGTTGTCCCACCCTCTGTGTGCCAGCTGTGCCTCGGGCTATGCTGTTCTTGAACTTGCCCCATCTCTGTAGTAGTTTATTCCCCATATATAAGCTCCCAGAGGATGGAAGCCATAATCTCCCTAGCACTGTGTCTGGCACTGAAACCCTCATGAACACTGGATCTTGGGAGATGTTTTGATGGCTCGGGCATGTAAAGTAGTGGATGGCGTCTTGGGACTGTCTTCGTAGGTCATGCCCTGTGGGTTTTGGTGGGGACCCTCGGGTGAGCACGGCTTTCTTTCCTTGCAGGAGGCTGATGACCTTGAACAATTGTGCCTCGATGAAACTGGAAGTTCACTTTCAAAGCAAGCAGGTGAGTCATGGCAAGGGTGGACCTGGGGCCTTGTGGTACCACGGGGGACCCAGGAAGTACACAGACCACTTGCAAAACTAGCTCCAATGTCCTGGGAGTCTGGGATGTATAGAACGGTGCCTTGCTCCAGCCTGGGAGTGAGGTATAAGGGGCTATATGAGCCTGCTGGATTTTGGCAAGTGTGGCCTAGACGTTGGAGTCTGAAAACAAGTACCCTGGCCCATGGCCTCACTCACCCCCCTTGGCACACCTCTCCCCCTCTGAGTTTACTCATAACTCGACCCAGTGATGGCCCTTCCTCAGGGAAATCTATCTGCTTCCACTACCCGCTTTGTGAGGGCAAGATTTCCTTGATTAGGGAGCAGAGACAGAATAGTGTGGGCCAATATGATCTGAGAGGTCAAGATCCCCAACTGTGTTTTCCCTATCTCGACACTGAATTGGATGGGGGGAGGACATTAATAGCCTCAAGAGGCCTTTCTGACTCTGCCAATCTGGGATTGCAGAAACGGAGAGGACTCTTAGTCTGCAAATAGCCCTGGAATGCTAGCCTGATGACTTCATCCTTCCATAGGGTCGGGCTTTGTGGGTTCCTTCTGGGGCTTTCTCCACCAGAGGTCTGGAGCCAGGAGGGTCAGCTAAGCTGCCAGAGCCCTAGCCTGGGAAGCAGGAAACCCTGGAgcctggtcccagctctgccactgactgcTCAGTGGCCTTGAGCAagcttcttcccctctctgggccttgattCCCCCATATTgcaaaatagaaaattagaaaatctaaAATCTCCTTCCAGTTCTGGCATTCTGTGGTTCTAATCTAAGACTATAGCTAGAGACTTGGAAGGCTGCTGAGGACAGGAGGTCAAGTCCCCTGGATTCTAACCCTGGGTCTGTCACTGACTCACTGCATGCCATtgtatgaccttaggcaaatGGCTTCTCATTTGTGGGTCTGGgttttccctgtctgtaaaacaAGGAGAGATTAGATTAATGAGATGACTGTTACCATCCATCTGGGCTCCGTCTCTTACTCCTGGCTTATTCTGGTGCCTTCTAGGACATGTCCTCCATCCGAAAGCAGGGCCCTTTACCTCAAAGCCCCCCAAGAGTTTGGAGGCAGAGCGTGGGGGTACAAATGGGGCTTGGGGACTAGACTTCTCTGACGTGACCCTGTGGCTCCCTCCCCAGAATGAAGactcagaagaagaagagcagTGTACCATCAGCAACCACTGGGCTTTCCAGCAAGAAAGTAAATGCTGGTCTCGCGGGGACTCCTCTGACCTGCTGGCCCCCCCGAGTCCTGGCCTGCCGGGGACCTCCAGCTGTGAGAGCGTCCTCACGGAGCTCAGTGCCACTTCCCTGCCAGCCATCACCGTGAGCCTATCACCAGAACCAACAGACCTGCCCTCGCCCTGCCGTGTCCCCAGCCCGAGTGACCAGCCCCTCCTTAGCCCCACCCAGGGCCAAGAGGGTTCCCGGGACAAAGCCAAGAAGCACCGTTCTCGTAGCTTCCTTAAGCACCTCGATTCTCTGAGGCGGAAGGAAAAGGGTGGCGGTCAGCAAGCAGAGGCTGAACGTGGCCCAGCCACCTTAGAGAAGGCCACCAAAGCCTCCTCTTTCTGCAGTCGCCGTGGCTTCCTGTCAGCTGGATTCTACAGGGCCAAGAACAGGGGGGCCACCTCAGCCAGTGACAGCAGCACTGCGACTCAGAGGGCCTGGGAGGCCTGGCCTGTGACCATGTTTCGGCATCCGCAGCGGGCGCACCAGGGTGACTGCCTCGTGCATGTGCCCAGGGACCACAAACCAGGCACATTCCCTCGCTCCCTGTCCATTGAAAGCCTGTTTCCTGAGGACGGACACCGCTTGGCCGATTGGCAGCCAGGTAGGCCCCGGGGCTATGAAGGGCGCCGGGGCTCCTGTGGCTCCACGGGCAGCCATGCCAGCATCTATGACAACATGCCTGAGCTGTACCCAGCGGAGCCCGTACTGGCTGGCACTGAAGCTGAAGAGGAGGAGGGCGGGGGCAGCTATGCCCACCTAGACGACATTCTCCAGCACGTGTGGGGGCTGCAGCAACGGGTAGAGCTCTGGTCTCAGGCCATCTACCCAGACCTGCGGACTAGAgataaggaagaggaagaggaggaagaagaagaggaggaggtccCTTCATCAGTAGACATAGCCACAGTTGAGGTCGAAGGGCAGGCTGAGGCTCTGGCCCAGATGGAAGCTCCGGCCCGCAGAGGGTCCTCAGCCCTGGGCCAGGCTGATGTTCAGCCAGTTGTCCCAGCTCAGGGTCAGGATCAGGCTCAGGCTGAGCCCCTGGCCCAGGCCCAGGAACAGGACAAGGCTGAGGCCCCGGGCCCAGCCCAAGATCATGGGCAGGAGGCGAATTCAGGTGGGGAAcccacctctgcctccagccTGTCTGTGGAAGAAGGACACTCCATTGCTGACACGGTGGCCTCCTCCAGTGAACTGGACAGTAGTGGAAACTCCATGAACGAGGCAGAGGCCGCAGGCTCACTGGCTGGACTTCAGGCATCAGCACCACGTGAACGACGAGATTCAGGCGTTGGGGCCTCACTTACCAGGCCCTGCAGGTGGGAGTTTTGAgtaggggtggggacagagaacTCTGTTGTGTCTcactgtctctccccctccccatccctcctcttccttctcttccttcccctctctcccccacatgACTCTCCCTCAAGCCAGTTTCTTAGTCCCGAGGCCCAGGGGCAGGGTCTCCACTGCCTCCAGGTTAAGTTCAGGGCCTGCCTCTGCTATGGCCTTGAGCAAATTCTAGCTCCTctttgggccttggtttccccgtGTGTAAATCAATGGTATTAGAGGAGAtagtctctgagcctcagctttgcCATCCTGGACCTTAGAGCAGTCCCTCTGCAGCCCCCACTGCAGTTGTGGAAGGGTAAGGCAATGCTGCTGCTTGTGGGCACTAGACGGGCCTCGGCTCTGCGCCACCCTCCCTGACAGCATCTTGGCCACTGGGCAGCCCTGGAAGCTAAGATTCTGTTTTTCCACCCTGGGGCCCAGCAGCGGCGCTGACAGTGTTCCCAGCTCCCCACCATTTGCTTTCATTGGGGAGAATAAAGGCCCCAGAAGAACTCAACCTTTCCTAAGATTTATCCAAACCTGCTCCCCTGGCCTTCTCTGCCCCCTCATCTTTCACCAGGAAGCTCCGTTGGCACAGCTTCCAGAACTCCCACCGGCCCAGCCTCAACTCGGAGTCCCTGGAGATCAATCGGCAGTTTGCCGGCCAGATCCACCTCCTGCACAAGGGCTCGCTGCTGCGGCTCACCGCCTTCATGGAGAAGTACACGGTGCCCCACAAGCCAGGATGGGTCTGGTGAGTGCTCCTGGGCTGCACTGGACAGGGAGCTTCTCACCCAGGCCCAGGCTCCCTCGTGGTCCCCACTTCAGGACCCTGGGAGGGTCAGCCCCAGAAGGTGGGTGCGAGTGGGAGGAGCCCAGAAGCCAGTAGTGGTAGATTGTGCCAGGAAGCTGGAGGGGCCGTGGCCCGTGAGGTCGGCGTGGTTTGCAAATGGCTGTGGGGAGTGCTCATGGGATGTGCATGTGTGCGCCATGTGTGAGGAGGAGTGGGGGTGTGGGACCCTAGGTCCCAGCCTCCAGGCTGCCGCCAGTGAGATCGTCCTTAAATGCAGCTTTGGTTGCTGCTTTTCTGATAAATACCCTTCTGTGCACCCCCCTGGTGCCAAAGAAGGTCCAGCTTCCTTCCCATCATGACCCTTTCATGTTCTGGCCCTGCCGCAGCTGTTGGGTTCCTTAGCCCGCCGCCCTCAAGCAGCGCCACTGTGTAGGCCAGTGAAGTCGTTGCCCTTCCCTGAACATGCCGTACTCTttttcctgcctctctgcctttgTCCGTGCTGttctctttgcctggaatgccttctccccatttctcttcTGGGACAACGCCTACCTATCCCTCAAGAGCCTGCTGAATTTCCACATCCTCCCTGAAGCCTTCTCTGATCCACTAGGTATAGTTCCCCTTCCTCATGGGTCCTCCCCTAAGTTCTGGCTTGCTCCACTCCTGACCACATATGTCGTCCCTGCCTATTGACACAATTATCTCCTTAAGCAGACTGAGGGCTCCCTGTATTCCTCTGTGACTCCCTGGGGCCAGTCCCcaagcaggtgctcagtgaatgttgACTCTGGGGATGTGGTGTGTTTCTTACCCCCCTCATCCCTGCCTGAGCCCCCTGAGACTGCAGAGTCTCCACGCTGTGTCTGGGCCGACCCCACACCCCTCACGGACCTCTTATTCCCCCAAACAGGTCAGTGCCCAAGTTCATGAAAAGGAATAAGACCCCAGACTACCGGGGCCAGCACGTGTTTGGGGTGCCACCCCTCATCCACGTGCAGCGCACAGGCCAGCCGCTGCCACAGAGCATTCAGCAAGCCATGCGCTACTTGCGCAGCCAGTGCCTGGACCAGGTGAGCCCTGCCAGCGGACCTGCAGACAGATGGTGCTGGGGAGGAGATCCAATGTGGAGGAACTAGGAAGGGCAGCCTCTAGGGCCTTTCTGGCCCACTAGAGACCTTTCTGGGTCTTCCTACACTGAAGCTCCCCTCTGCCCAGCTCTCTGCCAGCTTCTTTCTGGCCCAATCACTGTAGGCTCCATCTTTAGGAGCCTGCCTTAGCCTAGGTCCCTCTTTTCCTACTCATTCCCACTACAGCCATCCTTCTCCTTGACCCTGGGACTATAAAAACCCTTCTATTTGGTTTTGCCATTTTTCTCCTACCCTGCCCGGCAGGAAGCCTGGCAGCCTTGGAAGTCTCTGGGGTGGCCTACACTCCTGACCCCTGGTCCTGGGCTGGCCTTATaatcttcctccccaccccacccctaccctgcatgtctcccttcctcccttccctgcatGGGCCAGGTGGGCATCTTCCGCAAGTCGGGGGTGAAGTCCAGGATCCAGAACCTGCGCCAACTGAATGAGAGCTCCCCGGACAATGTTTCCTACGAGGGCCAGTCGGCCTACGATGTGGCCGACTTGCTGAAGCAGTACTTCCGGGACCTGCCGGAGCCTATCTTCACCAGCAAGCTCACCACCACTTTCCTGCAGATCTACCAACGTGAGTCACCTGCACGTGTCCTCAGCAACCTGCCCCATTCTCCGTCTCCCTGAATCCTGGGGCTTGTGAGAGATAAACCGTTGTGGGCAAATCTAGCCACACCCATGAATGAGCTTTTCGGGAGGTCTGCTATCCAGAGTTGGAAAGGCCCTTGAAGGGGAGACCACATTCTATTCCCCAAACCCATTATATGGAAATACTGACTGAGGCCCTTAGGGGCTTCCCTAAGGTTACCTTGTACGTTAGAGTGGGGCTTGATCTAGTACCCAGAGACCTCCCGGAGCCCATCTTTACCCTTCCCTCTCACTGACTTCCTTTGGGACCACTGTGCCCTCTGCATTCCTAGAAGCAGGAGACTTGTTGCCAGAAGCTCTAGGGGAATAAGAAAGCCGTTCTGCCATTCCTTCCTCACAGTCCTCCCCAAGGATCAGTGGTTGGCGGCAGCGCAGGCCGCCACCTTGCTGCTCCCCGATGAGAACCGAGAGGTCCTGCAGACCCTGCTCTATTTCCTAAGTGACATTGCCTCTGCTGAAGAAAACCAGATGACAGCCGGCAACCTAGCAGTGTGCCTGGCACCTTCTATCTTCCATCTCAACGTCTCCAAGAAGGATAGCCCCTCACCCAGGTGAAGCAGGGCAGGATGTggcagggccaggcagggagggTTTGGGCCCCCTGAACTGTGGGCACTTGAAGGCTGGCCCTGCAGTTCCCAGGCATCACCACAAGGGGTCAGCCTGACTCTTCAGGGGCCTGGAACTGGTTGGATGTTTTTGAAGCAGGGCCTTCTGAAGGCAGTAGGTTGTTTTGTGTTAGGAGGAGCTAGAAGCCAGCTGGTCGGCCATCTTGTCTTGTGCGCATGCgccaccctcccttccccttccctccaggatCAGGAGCAAACGCAGTCTGGTTGGCCGGCCGGGCCCTAGGGACCTGAGTGAGAACATGGCTGCCACCCAGGGCCTATCACACATGATCAGTGACTGCAAGAAACTTTTCCAGGTGAGTAACTCCAGGCCCAGATCCAGGGCAACCACCAGGCCAGACTTTGCACCCCAAGTCAGGGACAGGGTCCAATTTGACACATACCCCCACGACTTCCAACTCTAGTCCTACAAGTTTTCTCATCTCCCTCACATCCGTAGCCAGGCCTCTCTACCCCTGTACGTGGGTCCTGGGACCGATGGCCCCTgaccctctgctgctccccatggccctagtgcatgtgtgctctctcagGTCCCCCAGGACATGGTGCTGCAACTGTGTGGCTCCTACAGCGCAGCTGAGCTCAGCCCTCCCGGCCCAGCCCTGGCTGAGCTGCGGCAGGCCCAAGCCGCCGGCATCAGCCTGAGCCTCTACATGGAAGAGAGTGTCCAGGAGCTGCTCCGGGATGCTGCCGAGCGCTTCAAGGGCTGGATGAGTATGCCGGGGCCCCAGCACACGGAGCTGGCTTGCAGGAAGGTGAGTAGCGCACTGCCTGTGGCTGCCACGGTGCTGGGAGAGTTCGCAGTGCAGGCAGGGAGATCAAGAATCCCAAGGGAAGGAGCTGCCCGGCCAGTTGCACTGTGCCTCGGCTTGATCTTGGAGGATGTCAGCTGGCAGAGCCAAGTACCTTAAGGAACTGAGAGAACCAGATGAGACCAGGGGCTCTCTGTTGGGCATCGCCAGCCAGAATTCCTGTACCAAAGCCCCCCTGCAGACACGTCACTCCGTGCAGTGCCTCACCTCCCGTATCTTTCTGCACCACGGCCGTGCTGAGCTCCTCACACTTGCACCTTTGTGCTTCCGCCCCTGCTGTCCTGCTGCTTGGACTGACCTGCCCCAAGCATTACGTGTCCCAAGCCACAGGAAGCCTCATCTTGATATGCCCTCTCCTTCGTTCAGAGCCTCCTGTCATGTCCCACACTGGAGATgacttctctgtccttctcttggCACTAGCCATCTTCTTTCTGGGATTCCAATGACAAGTAAGACCACAAGCCCGAGATTGCTGTGTACACACCAGTCATAGTGAAACGTGCCTTATGGGATTGGGATGAGAGAGGCtcgcacggtgcctggcacatacaagAGACTCACTGAATGGCAGCTCCGGTTGCCGTGTCCGTGTCCTACTTCCTGTGCTAGATGGTGAGTTCCTTGAGGACGATCACCATCTCTTCCTGTTCACTTCTAGAAATTCCAAGCCCCGTGTCCCTTTCATGGTAGAGCCTGGTAGGCCCCAGAGGATTTGCGTGCTTTGGACTAGGTGGAGAAGCAGACagccagaaaggagagagaggacagagaacaCAGGGATGGCCTGTCTGGGTGTGGCTAGGGTTAGCAGAGGACCCCTGCAGCCTTCCCTTGTCAGGGGCTGAAGTGAGGGCATGCTGGAACGGGGGGGGGGAGTGGCTGTTCTCCAGCTCTGACAGCTGTCCCCCGTCCCCACTCCCGTGGCTCACAGGCACCAGACGGGCACCCCCTGCGTGTGTGGAAGGCATCCACCGAGGTGGCGGCCCCTCCAGCCGTGGTGCTACACCGTGTTCTGCGGGAGAGGGCCCTCTGGGACGAGGACCTGCTGCGGGCCCAGGTGTTGGAAGCCTTGATGCCGGGTGTGGAGCTGTACCACTATGTCACTGACAGCATGGCGCCCCATCCCTGCCGCGACTTTGTGGTGCTCCGGTGAGGGGTTCTGGTTGTCAGCCTGCCACGCGTGGGGGACCAGGGAGGTGGACCGGGAACGGACGCCGGGAACCCGACTGtgtctgtcccttccccacaGGATGTGGCGCTCCGACCTGCCCCGTGGCGGCTGCCTGCTAGTGTCCCAGTCCCTGGATCCTGAGCAACCCGTGCCAGAGTCCGGGGTGCGGGCCATGATGCTCACTTCCCAGTACCTCATGGAGCCCTGCGGCCTGGGCCGCTCCCGGCTCACTCACATCTGCCGCGCGGATCTCAGGTACCAGGCCCCTGCAGCCCCGGCACTCTCCCCGCCTCTGCCCCATGTCATCGatccctgggggctgggggcgagtcctttcttccttcctcctggcaAGGGCTCCAGGGCCGACCCCATGGCTCACGTCCACCTCCTTCTATCCCTGCAGGGGCCGTTCTCCTGACTGGTACAACAAAGTCTTCGGGCACCTGTGTGCCATGGAAGTGGCAAAGATCCGGGACTCCTTCCCCACCCTGCAGGCAGCTGGCCCTGAGACCAAGTTGTGAGCCTCAGCCTGGTGCCAGGGTGGCACCACCCAGGGCCCTCGGCCCCAAGGGAGTaagggggtgaggagaggggagTAGCCCCCACGTGTTGCTTCCAGGGGCATTGCCAGGCCCTTGCCGATCCAGCAGCTTGCTGTCCCCTTGGCTTTCTGAAGCTCCTCCACACACAcgggggaagagaagagaatttcAGTGTCCCATCTCCACTCCACCTGCACCCACAAGCCTGTGTTCTGTCCTCCCAAGGGAGAGGAGTCATTGTCAGAAGAAGAAGACTGCTGCGGCCCTCCAGGCCCACCGAGGCATCATCGCTCTGAAGCCTGGCCAGCTCCCCCACCTgcagggggaagaagggagagagcagTGTGTGTGTCCAGCCCTCTGCCACTCCGAGAGGCCAAGCCATCCTTTTTGGTGCTCGGGTCTCTTTGAGGTTGGTGGGAGGCTCTGGTCCCGCCTTGGGGCCTAATACTGGCCCTGAACTGGCTTTGCCAGAGAAAGTGAACTGCAGAGGATGAGTGCAGGGCAGCCCCAACCACCATGAGCTGTTTTATTTGTGTAAATACGATGCTGATTTTTATGAGGCTGATTTAAAGAGTGAGCACTACCAGCGGGCAACAGGATGATTTGGGGCAGCCTGGGAGGTGgtagtggtggggagggggcttcctTTCTCAGGTCTCAGGAGACCAATGAACCAGTCTCCCCGGCTCGGGCCCCCTACTTTATCTGCCACTCCCTCGTGTCCTGTGTGGCCTTTGGTCACACACTCTAATGTCTGGAGAGCAAACGGGCTCACTCCCACCACACAGGCCAAGCAAAAGCAGATGGTAGTGAAGAGACACGTATCTGTGTCGCATCCCTTCTCCTGCTCTTCCTGCCTACCGTAACAGGCTGACGTAAGAACCCCGTCATCAAGCAGAGACCTGGCCCCCGCTTCAGGCAGCCGGCCAGCCAGATGGAAGGGCCAAGGGTCATCTCAGCCAGCTGGGGCTGGATCCAAACCTGACCCCTCCCGCCCAGCAGCCATCTTGGCTTATGTGGAATTCCAAATGACATTCAAATGCCAACtggtgctttatttt containing:
- the STARD8 gene encoding stAR-related lipid transfer protein 8 isoform X2; translation: MPLLDVFWACFRKVKCFPLLQRRKNTEVEAKRACKWLRATGFPQYAQLFEEGLFPLDIGSVKKNHGFLDEDSLGALCRRLMTLNNCASMKLEVHFQSKQNEDSEEEEQCTISNHWAFQQESKCWSRGDSSDLLAPPSPGLPGTSSCESVLTELSATSLPAITVSLSPEPTDLPSPCRVPSPSDQPLLSPTQGQEGSRDKAKKHRSRSFLKHLDSLRRKEKGGGQQAEAERGPATLEKATKASSFCSRRGFLSAGFYRAKNRGATSASDSSTATQRAWEAWPVTMFRHPQRAHQGDCLVHVPRDHKPGTFPRSLSIESLFPEDGHRLADWQPGRPRGYEGRRGSCGSTGSHASIYDNMPELYPAEPVLAGTEAEEEEGGGSYAHLDDILQHVWGLQQRVELWSQAIYPDLRTRDKEEEEEEEEEEEVPSSVDIATVEVEGQAEALAQMEAPARRGSSALGQADVQPVVPAQGQDQAQAEPLAQAQEQDKAEAPGPAQDHGQEANSGGEPTSASSLSVEEGHSIADTVASSSELDSSGNSMNEAEAAGSLAGLQASAPRERRDSGVGASLTRPCRKLRWHSFQNSHRPSLNSESLEINRQFAGQIHLLHKGSLLRLTAFMEKYTVPHKPGWVWSVPKFMKRNKTPDYRGQHVFGVPPLIHVQRTGQPLPQSIQQAMRYLRSQCLDQVGIFRKSGVKSRIQNLRQLNESSPDNVSYEGQSAYDVADLLKQYFRDLPEPIFTSKLTTTFLQIYQLLPKDQWLAAAQAATLLLPDENREVLQTLLYFLSDIASAEENQMTAGNLAVCLAPSIFHLNVSKKDSPSPRIRSKRSLVGRPGPRDLSENMAATQGLSHMISDCKKLFQVPQDMVLQLCGSYSAAELSPPGPALAELRQAQAAGISLSLYMEESVQELLRDAAERFKGWMSMPGPQHTELACRKAPDGHPLRVWKASTEVAAPPAVVLHRVLRERALWDEDLLRAQVLEALMPGVELYHYVTDSMAPHPCRDFVVLRMWRSDLPRGGCLLVSQSLDPEQPVPESGVRAMMLTSQYLMEPCGLGRSRLTHICRADLRGRSPDWYNKVFGHLCAMEVAKIRDSFPTLQAAGPETKL
- the STARD8 gene encoding stAR-related lipid transfer protein 8 isoform X1 produces the protein MAEAAGWGPALRLPKPRTWVPWKPQGVKGARWDPPRWKPEVEAKRACKWLRATGFPQYAQLFEEGLFPLDIGSVKKNHGFLDEDSLGALCRRLMTLNNCASMKLEVHFQSKQNEDSEEEEQCTISNHWAFQQESKCWSRGDSSDLLAPPSPGLPGTSSCESVLTELSATSLPAITVSLSPEPTDLPSPCRVPSPSDQPLLSPTQGQEGSRDKAKKHRSRSFLKHLDSLRRKEKGGGQQAEAERGPATLEKATKASSFCSRRGFLSAGFYRAKNRGATSASDSSTATQRAWEAWPVTMFRHPQRAHQGDCLVHVPRDHKPGTFPRSLSIESLFPEDGHRLADWQPGRPRGYEGRRGSCGSTGSHASIYDNMPELYPAEPVLAGTEAEEEEGGGSYAHLDDILQHVWGLQQRVELWSQAIYPDLRTRDKEEEEEEEEEEEVPSSVDIATVEVEGQAEALAQMEAPARRGSSALGQADVQPVVPAQGQDQAQAEPLAQAQEQDKAEAPGPAQDHGQEANSGGEPTSASSLSVEEGHSIADTVASSSELDSSGNSMNEAEAAGSLAGLQASAPRERRDSGVGASLTRPCRKLRWHSFQNSHRPSLNSESLEINRQFAGQIHLLHKGSLLRLTAFMEKYTVPHKPGWVWSVPKFMKRNKTPDYRGQHVFGVPPLIHVQRTGQPLPQSIQQAMRYLRSQCLDQVGIFRKSGVKSRIQNLRQLNESSPDNVSYEGQSAYDVADLLKQYFRDLPEPIFTSKLTTTFLQIYQLLPKDQWLAAAQAATLLLPDENREVLQTLLYFLSDIASAEENQMTAGNLAVCLAPSIFHLNVSKKDSPSPRIRSKRSLVGRPGPRDLSENMAATQGLSHMISDCKKLFQVPQDMVLQLCGSYSAAELSPPGPALAELRQAQAAGISLSLYMEESVQELLRDAAERFKGWMSMPGPQHTELACRKAPDGHPLRVWKASTEVAAPPAVVLHRVLRERALWDEDLLRAQVLEALMPGVELYHYVTDSMAPHPCRDFVVLRMWRSDLPRGGCLLVSQSLDPEQPVPESGVRAMMLTSQYLMEPCGLGRSRLTHICRADLRGRSPDWYNKVFGHLCAMEVAKIRDSFPTLQAAGPETKL